A region from the Thermanaeromonas sp. C210 genome encodes:
- a CDS encoding DUF3870 domain-containing protein, whose amino-acid sequence MIYIQGSGEGYVEPVRATEQEGVNGTRLRQVTRGKEEDTLLITGYAKLPSTIAASKLYEVVAVAVEVRPEDGEIIDVDCILPTIVARRVVKEIAIGYKLSDGIEGLIKEIERRYCGNTHKDVIIAFRVIYDKYRAYREGRPLQQIEERSKHRG is encoded by the coding sequence ATGATATATATTCAGGGGAGCGGTGAAGGTTACGTGGAACCTGTAAGAGCCACAGAGCAGGAAGGAGTGAACGGAACGAGGTTGCGGCAGGTAACGCGGGGAAAGGAGGAGGATACGCTGCTGATAACGGGCTACGCCAAGTTACCATCTACCATTGCCGCGTCCAAACTTTATGAGGTTGTGGCAGTGGCCGTGGAAGTTAGGCCCGAAGACGGTGAAATAATTGATGTTGACTGTATCTTACCCACTATAGTAGCCCGTAGAGTTGTAAAAGAAATTGCGATAGGGTACAAGTTAAGTGACGGCATTGAAGGGTTAATAAAAGAAATAGAGAGGCGTTATTGTGGTAATACGCACAAGGACGTGATTATTGCATTTCGTGTTATCTACGATAAATATAGGGCCTATCGAGAGGGCAGGCCGTTACAACAAATCGAAGAAAGAAGTAAGCACAGAGGGTAG
- a CDS encoding aldehyde ferredoxin oxidoreductase C-terminal domain-containing protein, translating to MGNVLVRVDVSTGTITREELAEEYRCLGGRGLIAKIAINEIDAHCDPMGHQNKLIIAPGLLGGYNIPSADRLSVGAKSPLTGGIKESNAGGTTGRALARLGIRAVVLEGKPATETLQILEVTADGCRLVSKPELKGLGIYATTARLREEYGAEISLMVIGPAGELGLRTACIANLDPEGRPTRVNGRGGLGAVMGSKGIKAVVVDARGAKSRGARGPRLTSAIKEYVDAIRSNPVTTTYREYGTAGNLALCNALGCLPIRNFSVGSTELADKIGGDRLRQIILERGGLPSHRCMPGCIIGCSNVYVDTEGREVVAPLEYETIGLLGSNCGVFDLDAIAQLNYLCNDVGVDTIEVGAALGVAMEAGLLDFGDWQGMYKVIEGIVRRELLSLVIGAGAVATGNVLNVSRVPAVKGQAMAAYDPRSLKGLGVTYATSPQGADHTAGITLRMNIDHLDPNAQVEASLRAQVRAAMVDTVGLCNFASAGLGPRLDILARLVEVVVGGAWSEGRLLELGKMVLLDEVRFNSTAGISQEGNDLPEFMRMEGLAPRDSRFDVRVEDLKRFAELLNKVC from the coding sequence GTGGGTAACGTTCTGGTTAGAGTAGACGTTTCTACGGGGACGATAACCCGTGAAGAGTTGGCGGAGGAGTATAGGTGCCTCGGTGGACGCGGGTTAATAGCAAAGATAGCGATAAACGAAATCGATGCCCATTGTGACCCGATGGGCCACCAGAACAAGCTGATAATTGCTCCCGGACTGCTGGGGGGATACAACATACCGTCGGCCGACCGTTTGTCGGTTGGTGCAAAGAGCCCGTTGACGGGCGGCATAAAGGAGAGCAATGCCGGGGGGACTACGGGTCGCGCTCTGGCTCGCCTGGGGATAAGGGCTGTTGTTCTGGAGGGCAAGCCTGCTACCGAGACGCTGCAGATACTGGAAGTTACTGCAGATGGGTGTAGGTTAGTGTCGAAGCCCGAACTAAAGGGGCTAGGTATATATGCCACTACTGCCAGGCTGCGCGAGGAGTACGGCGCGGAAATTAGCCTCATGGTGATAGGCCCGGCGGGCGAGTTGGGCCTAAGGACTGCCTGTATCGCCAATCTGGATCCGGAAGGTAGACCAACGCGGGTGAACGGAAGAGGCGGTCTCGGTGCGGTAATGGGCAGTAAGGGGATTAAGGCAGTCGTAGTTGACGCCAGAGGAGCTAAGTCGAGAGGTGCCCGTGGTCCGCGGCTGACGAGTGCTATTAAGGAGTACGTAGATGCTATCAGAAGTAATCCGGTTACGACGACTTACCGGGAGTACGGTACGGCAGGCAACCTGGCGCTGTGTAATGCTTTAGGTTGCTTGCCGATACGCAATTTCAGCGTGGGTTCTACCGAACTTGCTGATAAGATTGGTGGTGACCGGTTGAGGCAGATTATACTCGAACGAGGGGGTTTACCATCTCATAGGTGTATGCCCGGGTGTATCATAGGCTGCTCCAACGTTTATGTTGACACTGAAGGACGAGAGGTGGTTGCCCCTCTTGAATACGAAACAATTGGCCTGTTAGGGTCAAACTGTGGAGTTTTTGATCTGGATGCCATAGCCCAGCTTAATTACTTATGCAATGACGTGGGGGTTGATACGATCGAAGTAGGCGCTGCATTAGGAGTGGCTATGGAGGCCGGATTACTGGATTTTGGCGATTGGCAAGGAATGTATAAGGTAATTGAAGGCATAGTACGAAGAGAGTTACTCAGCCTGGTGATAGGAGCGGGCGCAGTTGCCACCGGAAACGTGCTCAACGTGAGCAGGGTACCAGCGGTTAAAGGGCAAGCTATGGCAGCGTACGATCCGAGATCGCTCAAGGGACTGGGTGTTACTTACGCGACTTCACCCCAAGGGGCCGATCATACGGCAGGGATAACGCTGCGGATGAATATTGATCACCTTGATCCTAACGCACAGGTAGAAGCCTCCTTGCGTGCGCAAGTAAGGGCAGCTATGGTGGATACGGTAGGCCTGTGTAACTTTGCCTCGGCAGGACTTGGCCCGCGCCTCGATATATTGGCCAGGCTGGTCGAAGTGGTGGTAGGCGGTGCATGGAGCGAAGGTAGGCTTTTAGAGCTAGGTAAAATGGTACTTCTAGACGAGGTGAGGTTCAACAGTACGGCAGGCATTAGCCAGGAAGGTAACGACTTGCCCGAGTTTATGCGGATGGAGGGCTTAGCTCCACGGGACAGCCGGTTTGATGTCCGAGTAGAAGACCTTAAGAGGTTTGCCGAACTACTAAATAAGGTTTGTTGA
- the lpdA gene encoding dihydrolipoyl dehydrogenase, whose protein sequence is MRPLIVIGGGPAGYAAALTAARKGRETILVEEAELGGTCLNRGCIPTKALAKSAGVFSLLKGAKEFGIRSSDVGVDWASVMARKKSIVDGLRRGLQGLIKGAGISVVSGRATLQGGGKVEVVDASGKATALEGDAIIVASGSTVKNPFPCAIDEKDILSSTGILELAELPSSLIIVGGGVIGLEFANIFNSLGVKVTVIEALPRLLYGIDEEASTLLMKILKARGVEFRLSAKVSKIEKAKGKVRVSLEGGNGVEEFVADKVLLAVGRAPNVNGLGLDKAGVQVEGGRIKVDAKMRTTAKGVYAAGDVIGNPMLAHAGFLEGEVAARVACGEEASVDWRAIPSCVYTTPEIAQVGLSEEEARKQFDKVIVGKYPLRGNGRALIEDEGGQDGFIKIVADRKYGEVLGVTMVGPFATELIGLGVLAITNELTIDQMADTVQGHPTVCEAIREAALIAVGRPLHFGR, encoded by the coding sequence ATGCGTCCTTTGATTGTAATAGGGGGAGGGCCGGCCGGTTATGCGGCCGCCCTCACCGCTGCTAGAAAAGGTCGAGAGACGATCCTTGTTGAGGAAGCAGAACTCGGTGGCACATGCTTAAATCGCGGGTGTATTCCCACAAAGGCACTAGCTAAGTCGGCGGGCGTATTCTCCCTGCTGAAGGGCGCCAAGGAATTTGGGATCCGTAGCTCCGACGTCGGGGTAGATTGGGCGTCCGTCATGGCGAGAAAGAAGTCCATTGTGGATGGGCTGCGGCGTGGCCTGCAGGGCCTGATAAAGGGCGCTGGTATATCCGTTGTAAGTGGGAGGGCAACCTTACAGGGCGGCGGTAAAGTGGAGGTAGTTGACGCGTCTGGGAAGGCCACGGCCCTGGAAGGTGATGCTATCATCGTCGCCTCGGGATCTACGGTAAAGAATCCTTTTCCGTGTGCTATTGACGAGAAGGATATATTGTCTAGCACGGGAATACTGGAACTAGCGGAGTTACCGTCTAGCCTGATAATCGTCGGGGGCGGCGTGATTGGCCTAGAGTTTGCCAATATATTTAACTCTCTGGGTGTCAAGGTGACTGTAATTGAGGCCCTGCCTCGGCTCCTGTATGGGATAGATGAGGAAGCTAGTACTTTGCTAATGAAGATCTTAAAGGCGCGGGGCGTCGAATTCAGGCTGTCGGCCAAGGTGTCCAAAATAGAGAAGGCCAAGGGTAAGGTTCGTGTTTCCCTTGAGGGCGGCAATGGTGTTGAAGAGTTTGTTGCCGATAAGGTTCTGCTGGCGGTGGGACGTGCACCCAATGTTAATGGCCTTGGGTTGGACAAGGCGGGTGTTCAGGTAGAAGGCGGTCGCATCAAGGTGGACGCCAAAATGAGGACCACCGCAAAAGGTGTATATGCTGCGGGAGATGTAATAGGTAATCCTATGTTGGCCCATGCCGGTTTCTTGGAAGGAGAGGTGGCCGCGAGGGTGGCCTGTGGCGAGGAGGCCTCCGTAGACTGGAGGGCAATCCCGTCGTGTGTTTACACTACCCCCGAGATCGCCCAGGTTGGCCTATCCGAAGAGGAGGCTCGGAAGCAGTTCGATAAGGTAATCGTGGGTAAGTATCCCTTGAGGGGTAACGGCAGGGCTTTAATCGAGGATGAGGGCGGCCAAGACGGATTCATTAAGATAGTTGCCGATCGGAAGTACGGCGAAGTGCTAGGTGTTACCATGGTGGGTCCCTTTGCTACGGAATTAATCGGGCTGGGTGTCCTAGCTATTACCAATGAGCTGACCATTGACCAGATGGCAGACACCGTGCAGGGACACCCGACTGTGTGTGAGGCCATTCGCGAGGCTGCGTTAATAGCGGTGGGAAGGCCCCTGCACTTCGGGCGCTAG
- a CDS encoding dihydrolipoamide acetyltransferase family protein, translating into MVAQVVMPQVGITTTEAKIIQWLKKVGEKVTKGEPLFEVETDKATMEVEAPADGFLVRIDVGDGATAEVGRVVALIADSPDADISSVSPASKVEKALAGQGEGTKAEKEPDAKVGEKEPAKAGRDKFRITPLARRIAKEAGLSNEELANIKGSGAGGIINKADVLSYLEGKKAAQPPAEARRPASAQAPRPVAKEEGDQVVELTRMRRAIAQRMCQSVLEAPQFWLGVNVKVDRLLEFRDRVNQLLPKEERITVTDMIVRACALALRAYPQVNATFTEEGILLKGRVNVGIAVAIDEGLIVPVVKDADKKALREIAAARRELVKRAREGVLSADELTGGTFTVSNLGMLGIDEFKAILNPPEAGILAVGQTQSALALIDGRVEEYKFVALRLTLDHRVVDGALGARFLSEVRRLLEEPYLLV; encoded by the coding sequence ATGGTTGCGCAGGTAGTAATGCCCCAGGTAGGTATTACCACTACTGAGGCTAAAATCATACAGTGGCTAAAGAAGGTAGGAGAAAAGGTAACTAAAGGGGAACCTCTCTTCGAGGTTGAAACGGACAAGGCCACCATGGAGGTCGAGGCACCAGCGGACGGCTTCTTGGTAAGAATAGACGTTGGAGACGGTGCCACGGCAGAGGTTGGCCGCGTCGTAGCGCTTATAGCAGACAGTCCGGACGCCGATATCTCCTCCGTATCTCCGGCAAGCAAGGTGGAGAAGGCCCTTGCAGGTCAAGGGGAAGGGACAAAGGCGGAGAAGGAGCCTGACGCCAAGGTAGGAGAGAAGGAACCGGCGAAGGCTGGTAGAGACAAGTTCCGGATCACTCCCCTTGCGAGAAGGATTGCCAAGGAGGCAGGCCTGAGCAACGAAGAGCTCGCTAATATTAAGGGCAGCGGTGCCGGCGGCATTATTAATAAGGCTGACGTCCTCTCATATCTTGAAGGGAAGAAGGCCGCGCAACCTCCTGCGGAAGCCCGTCGGCCAGCAAGTGCTCAGGCTCCGCGGCCCGTGGCCAAGGAGGAAGGGGACCAAGTCGTAGAACTGACGAGGATGAGGCGCGCCATAGCGCAGCGGATGTGCCAAAGTGTTCTCGAGGCTCCGCAGTTTTGGCTCGGTGTAAATGTCAAGGTGGACCGCCTCCTGGAGTTCCGCGACCGCGTTAACCAGCTTCTTCCCAAGGAAGAGCGCATTACCGTGACAGACATGATAGTCAGGGCGTGTGCCTTGGCCCTTAGGGCGTATCCCCAGGTTAACGCCACCTTTACCGAAGAAGGAATACTGCTTAAAGGCCGGGTTAATGTTGGAATCGCGGTAGCTATCGATGAAGGCCTGATTGTCCCTGTAGTTAAGGATGCAGACAAAAAGGCTCTTCGTGAGATTGCAGCAGCAAGGCGGGAACTGGTCAAGAGGGCCCGCGAGGGAGTTCTCTCTGCCGACGAGCTCACGGGCGGAACCTTTACAGTTAGCAATCTAGGCATGTTGGGCATAGATGAGTTCAAAGCTATTCTCAATCCTCCCGAGGCCGGTATACTTGCGGTAGGTCAGACCCAGTCTGCGCTAGCATTGATAGACGGAAGGGTCGAAGAGTATAAATTTGTGGCTCTGAGGCTTACCTTGGACCACAGGGTAGTGGATGGAGCCTTGGGAGCTCGGTTCCTGTCGGAGGTCAGAAGGTTATTGGAGGAGCCCTATCTCCTTGTTTAG
- a CDS encoding alpha-ketoacid dehydrogenase subunit beta: MREITYREALREALREEMIRSPEVFVMGEDAGVFGGIFGVTAGLMAEFGEERVLDTPISEAGIAGAAVGAAMVGMRPVAEIMFVDFLTIAMDQLVNQAAKWHYMSGGKLKVPMVVRTPTGTGRRTGAQHSQSLEAWVAHVPGLKVVMPATPYDAKGLLKAAIRDDNPVVFIEHKMLYNDKGPVPEEEYLVPLGKAKVAREGRDVTIVATSLMVKRALQAASALAEEGIEAEVVDPRTLRPLDIDTIIASVQKTGKLLIVHEATTFCGFGAEIAAQVAEKALYSLDAPIARLGAWEVPIPFSPSLEDRVVPRVEDIVERARTLVRENI, translated from the coding sequence ATGAGAGAGATAACCTATCGGGAAGCCCTTCGAGAAGCGCTTCGAGAAGAAATGATTAGGTCTCCCGAGGTCTTTGTAATGGGCGAAGACGCGGGAGTCTTTGGTGGTATATTTGGTGTAACAGCCGGCCTAATGGCTGAATTCGGTGAGGAGCGCGTGCTGGACACCCCCATTTCTGAGGCTGGCATTGCAGGCGCTGCCGTCGGTGCAGCCATGGTTGGCATGCGGCCAGTGGCCGAGATTATGTTCGTGGACTTCCTGACTATTGCCATGGACCAACTGGTCAACCAGGCGGCCAAATGGCATTACATGAGCGGTGGAAAATTGAAGGTTCCCATGGTAGTTCGAACCCCGACGGGAACGGGGAGGCGCACCGGTGCTCAGCATTCCCAGAGCCTAGAAGCGTGGGTAGCCCACGTACCAGGGCTTAAGGTCGTCATGCCGGCCACTCCTTACGATGCCAAGGGTCTTCTGAAGGCTGCCATCCGGGATGATAATCCAGTAGTCTTTATTGAGCATAAAATGCTGTACAACGACAAGGGCCCGGTACCCGAGGAGGAGTACCTTGTTCCTTTAGGTAAAGCGAAAGTTGCCCGAGAGGGTAGGGACGTGACCATAGTAGCTACCTCCCTCATGGTCAAGCGGGCCTTGCAGGCGGCATCTGCCCTTGCCGAGGAGGGTATTGAGGCGGAGGTCGTTGATCCGCGGACCTTGAGACCCCTCGACATAGATACGATTATAGCCTCCGTGCAGAAAACCGGTAAGCTTCTCATTGTACATGAGGCAACCACCTTCTGTGGATTTGGCGCTGAGATAGCCGCGCAGGTAGCGGAGAAAGCCCTTTATAGCCTGGACGCTCCCATTGCACGCCTAGGCGCGTGGGAAGTACCCATACCCTTTAGCCCGTCCTTAGAAGACAGAGTGGTACCCAGGGTTGAGGACATTGTGGAGAGGGCACGAACCTTGGTTCGGGAGAATATTTGA
- a CDS encoding thiamine pyrophosphate-dependent dehydrogenase E1 component subunit alpha, with protein MRELSVDEVLAMYECMVRIRHFEEKVAEVYAKGIMPGLAHLYTGEEAVATGVCYALEPTDYITSTHRGHGHVIAKGADLGPMMAELFGKETGYCQGKGGSMHIADFEKGILGANGVVGGGIPIATGAGLAIKLRKGKEVVACFFGDGASNQGAFHESLNMAGLWKLPVIYVCENNYYGISVSKKRHQAIDDIAVRAASYGMPGVTVDGNDVLAVRQAAEEAVERARKGEGPTLLVCNTYRWRGHHEGDPNRGARYRSKEEIEEWMAKCPIKRCEEYLRSKGVSDNKFEAIKAAVDKEIEEALKFAESSPYPDESMALRDVYA; from the coding sequence ATGCGGGAGCTGTCTGTAGACGAGGTCCTAGCCATGTATGAGTGCATGGTAAGGATAAGGCACTTTGAGGAAAAGGTAGCCGAAGTTTATGCTAAGGGCATTATGCCGGGATTGGCCCACCTGTACACCGGCGAAGAGGCGGTAGCCACTGGTGTGTGCTATGCCCTCGAACCCACCGACTATATTACCAGTACCCATAGGGGCCACGGCCATGTTATTGCTAAGGGCGCGGATCTTGGCCCGATGATGGCCGAGCTCTTTGGTAAGGAGACCGGGTACTGCCAGGGCAAAGGTGGGTCCATGCACATTGCCGATTTCGAAAAGGGTATCCTTGGCGCTAACGGTGTTGTCGGAGGAGGAATACCCATAGCCACCGGTGCCGGCTTGGCTATTAAGCTGCGGAAAGGGAAAGAGGTTGTCGCCTGTTTCTTCGGCGATGGTGCGAGCAACCAAGGAGCGTTTCACGAATCCCTTAATATGGCAGGACTGTGGAAGCTCCCGGTGATCTATGTCTGCGAAAACAACTACTATGGCATATCTGTTTCTAAGAAGCGCCACCAGGCGATAGACGATATTGCCGTGAGGGCCGCGAGCTATGGTATGCCGGGCGTTACGGTCGACGGTAACGATGTGCTGGCGGTGAGGCAGGCAGCCGAGGAGGCTGTAGAGCGGGCGCGGAAAGGCGAGGGGCCCACGTTACTGGTATGCAACACTTACCGTTGGCGTGGACACCATGAGGGCGACCCCAATAGGGGCGCAAGATATCGGAGCAAGGAAGAGATCGAAGAATGGATGGCCAAATGTCCCATCAAGCGTTGCGAAGAGTATCTCCGGTCTAAGGGAGTCAGTGATAATAAGTTTGAGGCCATAAAAGCTGCTGTGGATAAAGAGATAGAAGAAGCCCTCAAGTTTGCCGAAAGCTCGCCCTATCCTGATGAGAGCATGGCCCTTAGGGATGTGTACGCGTAG
- the nrfD gene encoding NrfD/PsrC family molybdoenzyme membrane anchor subunit → MAHIVALVIACVLLAFIAWAHVGKGGLAGTKLSNDSPWGLYIVGFFYLGSIAVGMLCILAVSLLFQPGMASLTRALAYVVGFMVAAGLLIVFDLGRPLRLPAMLVGNPASLLVWDLYLCAAVVVIAIGSLVARAAIGMPLAGLMFVVGVGAFLVHSRLFVQYQYAGQRADRLSYVLEGLMNGFAVLFAVQLFHTGAVPEPLVLAAVVIAIARVLVELAHSVAPGELVVGIVEAVLLFLYKAYPNPAVAGLALLVILIHGLVSKLGAVDSFGATYPARAIAGRPRSYRPTSHEYAVLVASIIMAICIGVALEWLA, encoded by the coding sequence GTGGCCCATATTGTTGCCCTTGTAATTGCATGTGTCCTACTGGCCTTTATTGCTTGGGCCCACGTGGGAAAGGGGGGACTTGCCGGAACAAAGCTCTCGAACGATTCCCCCTGGGGTCTGTATATAGTAGGCTTCTTCTACCTGGGAAGCATTGCCGTAGGCATGCTGTGCATCCTAGCAGTATCCTTGCTTTTTCAACCGGGCATGGCTAGCCTTACTCGGGCCTTAGCCTATGTCGTGGGCTTTATGGTTGCCGCTGGACTCCTGATCGTATTCGACCTGGGCCGGCCCTTGAGGCTTCCGGCCATGCTGGTGGGGAACCCTGCTTCCCTTTTGGTGTGGGACCTCTACCTGTGCGCGGCAGTTGTTGTTATTGCTATTGGGTCGCTGGTTGCTCGGGCAGCGATCGGTATGCCCCTGGCTGGCCTGATGTTTGTCGTCGGCGTAGGCGCCTTCTTGGTGCACTCTAGACTTTTTGTACAGTACCAGTATGCCGGGCAGCGGGCAGACAGGCTATCCTATGTACTGGAAGGCCTGATGAACGGGTTTGCCGTATTATTTGCGGTCCAATTGTTCCATACCGGCGCTGTACCAGAACCCCTCGTTTTGGCTGCGGTTGTTATCGCAATTGCTAGGGTGCTGGTGGAGCTGGCCCATAGTGTTGCTCCTGGTGAGCTTGTTGTAGGGATTGTTGAGGCAGTGCTATTGTTCTTGTACAAGGCCTACCCCAATCCGGCTGTGGCAGGCCTAGCCCTCTTGGTCATATTGATCCATGGCCTCGTCTCCAAGTTAGGCGCAGTAGACAGCTTCGGGGCAACCTACCCGGCGCGAGCTATAGCGGGGAGGCCGCGTTCCTACAGACCGACTAGCCACGAGTATGCTGTCCTGGTCGCATCCATAATTATGGCAATATGTATAGGCGTGGCCCTAGAATGGTTAGCCTAG
- a CDS encoding 4Fe-4S dicluster domain-containing protein yields MRFGMIINLRRCVGCSACVVACRAEHGTPPGAHRSRVLRYETGRYPVARMRFLPLLCMQCNDPPCLKACPTGATKKLDSGTVIIESSKCIGCRACMVACPYGSRSFLFKKEVYYGETQKMTPYEEIKSQGYSVGTAIKCDFCLERVKAGRQPACVDTCPAAARTFGDLDDPRSEIVRMLVKTGAKPLYPELGTKPAVYYIDVE; encoded by the coding sequence ATGAGGTTCGGTATGATAATTAACCTTCGTAGATGTGTGGGATGTTCGGCATGCGTGGTGGCTTGCCGCGCCGAGCATGGTACACCTCCTGGTGCCCACCGGTCAAGGGTCCTAAGGTACGAAACCGGTCGTTATCCAGTAGCGAGGATGAGGTTCCTCCCCTTGCTCTGCATGCAATGTAACGATCCGCCGTGCCTTAAGGCCTGTCCGACTGGTGCTACTAAGAAGCTGGATTCTGGGACGGTAATTATAGAGAGCTCGAAATGTATAGGGTGTAGAGCATGCATGGTGGCCTGCCCGTACGGGAGTCGTAGCTTCTTGTTTAAGAAGGAGGTGTATTACGGGGAAACCCAGAAGATGACCCCTTATGAGGAGATAAAGTCCCAGGGATATAGTGTCGGTACGGCAATTAAATGTGATTTCTGCCTCGAGCGGGTAAAGGCCGGCAGGCAGCCGGCATGTGTGGATACATGCCCGGCGGCAGCACGTACCTTTGGGGACCTTGATGACCCTCGGTCCGAGATCGTGCGCATGCTGGTCAAGACTGGGGCCAAACCCCTTTATCCAGAGCTCGGAACGAAGCCGGCAGTATACTATATTGACGTCGAATAG